The Polyodon spathula isolate WHYD16114869_AA chromosome 13, ASM1765450v1, whole genome shotgun sequence genome includes a region encoding these proteins:
- the LOC121326176 gene encoding carbohydrate sulfotransferase 6-like: protein MLRLRITNSAVFTLISGLALVFLYSWQGGVSPQAEEQNGKVHVLILSSWRSGSSFVGQVFNQHPDVFYLMEPAWHVWVSMYQNSASTLRMAVRDLIRSVFQCDMYVFDAYMPEKRNVTHLFQWSVSRALCSPPACVLYEREEISNEMTCKKMCNKTPFEKVEEACKSYSHVVLKEVRVFDLETLYPLLKDPSLNLKIIHLIRDPRAVVKSREQSMKAFMRDNGIVLNTKGVQVVDAHYRVMREICRSHVQIYETATQKAPSFLKGRYMMVRYDDLVRDPLAEISAMYKFAELTLTPKLKSWIYDITHGKGHGNEQAFLTTSRNAVNVSQAWRVALPYEKVAKIQEVCKGAMNMLGYQLVGSGKEQKRLWQDMLLPRKQYKFTWLPSKTTDTLKD, encoded by the coding sequence ATGTTGAGATTACGGATCACCAACTCCGCAGTCTTCACACTCATCAGTGGGTTAGCACTGGTCTTCTTATACTCCTGGCAGGGTGGCGTCAGCCCCCAGGCTGAGGAGCAGAATGGCAAAGTCCACGTTCTGATCCTGTCCTCCTGGCGCTCAGGCTCCTCCTTCGTGGGACAGGTCTTCAACCAGCACCCGGATGTGTTCTATCTAATGGAGCCCGCCTGGCACGTGTGGGTCAGCATGTACCAGAACAGCGCCAGCACGTTGCGGATGGCGGTCCGGGACCTCATCCGATCAGTCTTCCAGTGCGACATGTACGTCTTTGATGCCTACATGCCCGAAAAGCGTAACGTGACGCATCTGTTCCAGTGGTCAGTCAGCCGTGCGCTTTGCTCGCCGCCTGCATGTGTCCTGTACGAGCGGGAGGAGATCAGCAACGAGATGACCTGCAAGAAGATGTGCAACAAGACTCCGTTCGAGAAGGTGGAGGAAGCCTGCAAGTCCTACAGCCACGTGGTGTTGAAAGAGGTACGCGTCTTTGACCTGGAAACCCTCTACCCTCTTCTCAAAGACCCGTCCCTCAATCTCAAAATCATCCACCTCATCCGAGACCCGAGGGCGGTGGTCAAGTCCCGTGAACAGTCGATGAAGGCCTTCATGCGGGACAATGGCATTGTCCTCAACACCAAAGGTGTTCAAGTGGTAGACGCCCACTACCGGGTGATGCGGGAAATCTGCCGGAGCCACGTCCAGATTTACGAAACAGCCACTCAGAAAGCACCCAGCTTCTTAAAGGGCCGATACATGATGGTGAGATATGATGACCTCGTACGGGACCCACTTGCTGAAATTTCAGCGATGTATAAGTTTGCAGAGTTAACCTTGACCCCTAAGCTTAAATCTTGGATATATGATATCACACACGGCAAAGGCCATGGGAATGAGCAGGCCTTTCTAACCACCTCTCGCAATGCAGTGAACGTCTCGCAGGCCTGGAGAGTCGCGCTGCCGTACGAGAAGGTTGCTAAAATACAGGAGGTCTGCAAAGGGGCGATGAACATGCTGGGCTACCAACTAGTGGGGTCTGGCAAAGAACAGAAGCGACTGTGGCAGGATATGTTGTTGCCAAGGAAACAATACAAGTTCACTTGGTTACCCTCCAAGACAACAGATACATTAAAAGATTAA